From Pseudomonas sp. CCI4.2, one genomic window encodes:
- a CDS encoding sugar ABC transporter permease, producing MSSVAVISKASPLDVLQRWLPKLVLAPSMFVVLVGFYGYILWTFVLSFTTSTFLPSYTWAGLAQYARLFDNDRWWVASKNLAVFGSMFIAISLVVGVVLAVFLDQRIRREGFIRTIYLYPMALSMIVTGTAWKWLLNPGMGLDKMLRDWGWEGFRLDWLVDPNRVVYCLVIAAVWQASGFIMAMFLAGLRGVDQSIIRAAQIDGASLPHIYLKVVLPSLRPVFFSAVMILAHIAIKSFDLVAAMTAGGPGYSSDLPAMFMYSFTFSRGQMGMGSASAMLMLGAILAIVVPYLYSELRAKRDE from the coding sequence ATGAGTTCTGTCGCTGTGATCAGCAAAGCCTCGCCGCTCGACGTGCTTCAACGCTGGTTACCGAAGTTGGTGCTGGCGCCGAGCATGTTCGTCGTATTGGTCGGCTTTTACGGTTATATCCTGTGGACGTTTGTGTTGTCGTTCACCACCTCTACCTTTCTGCCTTCCTATACATGGGCCGGATTGGCTCAGTACGCGCGCCTGTTCGATAACGATCGCTGGTGGGTTGCGAGTAAAAACCTGGCTGTATTTGGCAGCATGTTCATTGCCATTAGTCTGGTGGTTGGCGTTGTGTTGGCGGTATTCCTTGATCAGCGCATTCGCCGTGAAGGGTTTATTCGCACTATTTATCTTTACCCGATGGCGCTCTCGATGATCGTCACCGGTACCGCTTGGAAATGGCTGCTCAATCCCGGCATGGGCCTGGATAAAATGCTGCGGGACTGGGGTTGGGAAGGCTTTCGGCTGGACTGGTTGGTTGATCCGAATCGCGTGGTTTATTGCCTGGTCATTGCAGCGGTCTGGCAGGCGTCGGGCTTCATCATGGCGATGTTCCTCGCCGGATTACGCGGCGTCGATCAATCGATCATTCGGGCTGCGCAGATTGATGGCGCCAGCTTGCCGCACATCTACCTGAAAGTCGTTCTGCCAAGCCTGCGTCCGGTGTTCTTCAGCGCCGTGATGATCCTGGCGCACATCGCTATCAAGAGCTTTGACCTGGTAGCCGCGATGACCGCCGGTGGTCCCGGTTATTCCTCTGACCTGCCAGCGATGTTTATGTATTCGTTCACGTTCAGTCGCGGCCAAATGGGCATGGGCTCTGCCAGTGCGATGCTGATGCTCGGGGCGATTCTCGCCATCGTGGTGCCTTATCTGTATTCCGAATTGAGGGCCAAGCGCGATGAGTAG
- a CDS encoding ABC transporter substrate-binding protein, translated as MNSISRLAVVISLASLFPLSAQAADSKGTVEVVHWWTSGGEKAAVDVLKAQVEKDGFTWKDGAVAGGGGSTAMTVLKSRAVAGNPPGAAQIKGPDIQEWASTGLLDTDVLKDVAKEEKWDSLLDKKVSDTVKYEGNYVAVPVNIHRVNWLWINPEVFKKAGIAKAPTTLEEFYAAGDKLKAAGFIALAHGGQPWQDSTVFEDVVLSVMGADGFKKAFVDLDPATLTGPAMVKSFTELKKVATYMDPNRAGRDWNLAAADVINGKAGMQMMGDWAKSEWTAAHKVAGKDYQCVPFPGTEHSFTYNIDSLAMFKQKDKGTTAAQQDLAKVALGENFQKVFSINKGSIPVRLDMLNDMSKYGFDSCAQTAAKDFLADAKTGGLQPSMAHNMATTLAVQGAIFDVVTNYINDPKADPAKAATQLASAIKSAK; from the coding sequence ATGAATTCAATTTCCCGCCTCGCCGTCGTCATTTCTCTCGCCTCGTTGTTCCCTCTGAGTGCTCAAGCTGCTGATTCCAAAGGTACCGTTGAAGTGGTGCATTGGTGGACCTCTGGTGGCGAAAAAGCTGCGGTCGATGTGTTGAAAGCCCAAGTTGAAAAAGATGGTTTCACCTGGAAAGACGGCGCTGTGGCGGGTGGTGGCGGTTCCACTGCCATGACTGTGCTGAAAAGTCGCGCGGTCGCCGGTAATCCGCCGGGCGCTGCCCAGATCAAGGGCCCGGATATTCAGGAGTGGGCCTCTACCGGGTTACTGGATACCGACGTCCTGAAAGACGTGGCCAAAGAAGAGAAATGGGACAGCCTGCTGGACAAGAAAGTGTCCGACACAGTGAAGTACGAAGGTAACTACGTGGCCGTTCCGGTGAACATTCACCGTGTGAATTGGCTGTGGATCAACCCCGAAGTCTTCAAGAAAGCCGGTATCGCTAAAGCCCCTACCACCCTCGAAGAATTCTACGCCGCCGGTGACAAGCTCAAGGCTGCCGGCTTCATCGCCTTGGCTCACGGTGGTCAACCATGGCAGGACAGCACCGTTTTTGAAGACGTCGTGCTCTCGGTCATGGGTGCTGATGGCTTCAAGAAAGCGTTCGTCGATCTCGACCCGGCAACCCTCACCGGCCCGGCAATGGTCAAGTCTTTCACTGAACTGAAGAAAGTCGCCACCTACATGGACCCTAACCGTGCGGGCCGTGACTGGAACCTCGCGGCTGCCGACGTTATCAATGGCAAGGCCGGTATGCAGATGATGGGCGACTGGGCCAAAAGTGAATGGACGGCGGCGCATAAGGTCGCGGGCAAGGATTATCAGTGCGTTCCGTTCCCCGGCACCGAGCATTCCTTCACCTACAACATCGATTCCCTTGCCATGTTCAAGCAAAAGGACAAGGGCACAACTGCAGCTCAACAGGACTTGGCGAAGGTCGCGTTGGGTGAAAACTTCCAGAAAGTCTTCAGCATCAACAAAGGCTCAATCCCGGTTCGTCTCGACATGCTGAACGACATGAGCAAGTACGGTTTTGACTCTTGTGCCCAAACGGCCGCCAAAGACTTCCTGGCTGACGCGAAAACCGGCGGTCTGCAGCCGAGCATGGCGCACAACATGGCGACTACGCTGGCTGTACAAGGCGCGATTTTCGATGTGGTCACCAACTACATCAATGACCCTAAAGCCGATCCTGCGAAAGCAGCGACCCAATTGGCGTCTGCAATCAAATCGGCCAAATAA
- the zwf gene encoding glucose-6-phosphate dehydrogenase, protein MPLITVEPCTFALFGAVGDLALRKLFPALYQLDQAGLLHADTRILALAREPGDEQHHLANIDSHLRRFVPAAELNEEVVSRFQARLSYLHVDFLKADDYVALAERVGNAETMIAYFATPASVYGAICENLASVNLTGRTRAVLEKPIGHDLASSRRVNDAVAQYFPENRVYRIDHYLGKETVQNLIALRFANSLFETQWNQNHISHVEITVAEQVGIEGRWGYFDQAGQLRDMIQNHLLQLLCLIAMDPPSDLSADSIRDEKVKVLKALVPFTAERLATQVVRGQYIAGYSEGKSVPGYLEEENSNTQSDTETFVALRADIRNWRWSGVPFYLRTGKRMPQKLSQIVIHFKEPPHYIFAPEQRMQISNKLIIRLQPDEGISLQVMTKDQGLDKGMQLRSGPLKLDFSDTYRSARTPDAYERLLLEIMRGNQNLFVRKDEIESAWQWCDQLIAGWKKAGDAPKPYAAGSWGPMSSIALITRDGRAWYGDI, encoded by the coding sequence ATGCCTCTGATAACGGTTGAACCGTGCACCTTTGCCTTGTTTGGCGCCGTGGGCGACTTGGCGTTGCGCAAGCTGTTTCCTGCTCTGTATCAACTGGACCAAGCCGGACTGCTGCACGCGGACACGCGCATTTTGGCGCTGGCCCGTGAACCTGGCGACGAACAGCACCATTTGGCGAACATCGACAGTCACCTGCGCCGCTTCGTGCCGGCAGCAGAATTGAACGAAGAAGTGGTCAGCCGTTTTCAGGCGCGTTTGAGCTACCTGCACGTCGACTTTCTCAAGGCTGACGATTATGTCGCACTGGCCGAACGGGTGGGCAACGCCGAGACGATGATCGCTTATTTCGCCACGCCGGCTTCGGTCTATGGCGCGATCTGCGAGAACCTAGCCTCGGTGAACTTGACTGGGCGCACCCGTGCGGTGCTTGAAAAACCGATCGGTCACGACCTGGCTTCTTCGCGTCGGGTCAACGACGCGGTGGCGCAGTATTTCCCGGAAAACCGCGTCTACCGGATCGACCATTACCTAGGCAAAGAAACGGTTCAGAACCTCATTGCCCTGCGGTTCGCCAACAGCTTGTTCGAAACCCAGTGGAACCAGAATCACATTTCCCACGTGGAAATTACGGTGGCGGAGCAGGTCGGGATTGAAGGCCGTTGGGGCTATTTCGATCAGGCCGGGCAGCTGCGCGACATGATCCAGAACCATTTGCTGCAACTGCTTTGCCTGATTGCCATGGACCCGCCAAGCGACCTGTCTGCCGACAGTATTCGTGACGAGAAGGTCAAAGTGCTCAAGGCCTTGGTACCGTTCACCGCAGAACGCCTCGCAACTCAAGTCGTACGCGGTCAGTACATCGCCGGTTACAGCGAAGGCAAATCGGTACCGGGTTACCTCGAAGAAGAGAACTCCAATACCCAGAGCGACACAGAAACCTTTGTTGCCCTGCGCGCTGATATTCGTAACTGGCGCTGGTCCGGCGTGCCGTTTTACTTGCGTACTGGTAAACGCATGCCGCAAAAATTGTCACAGATCGTGATCCATTTCAAAGAACCGCCGCACTATATTTTTGCCCCTGAACAACGGATGCAGATCAGTAACAAATTGATCATTCGCTTGCAGCCTGATGAAGGCATTTCCTTGCAGGTCATGACCAAAGATCAGGGTTTGGACAAGGGCATGCAGTTACGCAGCGGTCCTTTGAAACTGGATTTTTCCGACACCTATCGCAGCGCGCGGACCCCCGATGCCTACGAACGGTTATTGCTGGAAATCATGCGAGGCAACCAGAACCTGTTTGTCCGTAAAGATGAAATTGAGTCCGCATGGCAATGGTGTGACCAACTGATCGCAGGCTGGAAAAAGGCGGGCGATGCGCCCAAGCCATACGCCGCCGGATCCTGGGGGCCAATGAGCTCCATTGCCTTGATTACTCGCGATGGGAGGGCATGGTATGGCGATATATGA
- a CDS encoding D-hexose-6-phosphate mutarotase, translating to MLEHPLQRFFTSSRARPTFQWERYQQRDVLLIDHPRCQAVFSRQGGQLLHFQPRGQHPWLWCAAHWPQVGAIRGGVPICWPWYGRHPAEGVWPSHGWARLLDWKLIDSTEDEAGVHLQWRLKLWDWQVDLHADLGQGMELRLSTQHQDTEPCLFSHALHAYWRISDVADVALGGLDGARGYDQLNRKACLQKGELRVDGGCQRVFSHAGELQLQDQAWQRNLCIDTSDSTSTVVWHPGNRPLMGVGGNEALGFVCVEAASGGSNSLSLAPGEQAHLSLQARSVH from the coding sequence ATGCTTGAGCACCCGCTACAGCGTTTTTTTACCTCGTCGCGGGCCAGGCCAACGTTTCAATGGGAACGTTATCAACAGCGTGATGTGTTGCTGATTGATCACCCTCGGTGCCAAGCGGTATTCAGTCGCCAAGGCGGGCAGTTACTGCACTTTCAGCCTCGTGGTCAGCACCCTTGGCTTTGGTGCGCTGCGCATTGGCCGCAGGTCGGCGCTATCCGTGGCGGCGTGCCGATTTGCTGGCCTTGGTATGGTCGCCATCCCGCCGAGGGTGTGTGGCCCTCCCATGGCTGGGCACGGTTGCTGGATTGGAAACTGATCGACAGCACCGAAGACGAGGCAGGCGTTCATCTGCAGTGGCGCTTGAAGTTGTGGGATTGGCAGGTCGATCTTCACGCCGACTTGGGTCAAGGTATGGAGCTGCGCTTGAGCACCCAGCACCAAGACACCGAACCCTGTCTGTTCAGCCACGCCTTGCACGCTTACTGGCGCATCAGCGATGTGGCCGATGTGGCCCTGGGCGGGCTCGATGGCGCCCGTGGCTACGATCAACTGAATCGAAAGGCCTGCCTGCAAAAAGGCGAACTACGGGTCGATGGCGGCTGTCAGCGAGTGTTCAGCCATGCCGGTGAGTTACAGCTTCAAGACCAAGCGTGGCAGCGCAACTTATGCATCGACACCAGTGACAGCACCAGCACCGTCGTCTGGCACCCCGGCAATCGGCCGCTAATGGGCGTCGGTGGTAACGAAGCGCTGGGTTTCGTCTGCGTCGAAGCCGCGTCAGGAGGCTCCAACAGCCTGAGCCTGGCGCCGGGGGAGCAAGCGCATTTGAGCTTGCAGGCGCGGTCGGTGCATTGA
- the pgl gene encoding 6-phosphogluconolactonase, with product MAIYELGLPVGLVAHEFTKPAQLANELAAAVAEQLINAIAANGVATLVVSGGRSPVAFFQSLAAHVLDWSKVVISLADERWVPVEHPDSNAGLLKRYLLQGPVAKARFVGLYSAAANLEEAAQAADLALAELPAIDVLVLGMGDDGHTASLFPNSPNLRDALNLDGQRRCLPMLAPTVPHQRLTLTRQLLASARLPILSISGQAKLDTLRTALAGDDLAQMPIRAFLNSSLEIYWCP from the coding sequence ATGGCGATATATGAACTTGGACTGCCAGTGGGCCTTGTTGCCCACGAGTTCACAAAGCCGGCGCAATTGGCTAATGAATTGGCCGCTGCGGTGGCTGAGCAGTTAATCAATGCAATTGCGGCCAATGGCGTAGCCACCTTGGTGGTGTCAGGAGGGCGCAGCCCGGTGGCGTTCTTTCAGAGCCTGGCCGCGCACGTGCTGGACTGGTCGAAAGTGGTAATCAGCCTTGCGGATGAACGCTGGGTACCGGTGGAACACCCGGACAGTAACGCCGGCTTGCTCAAGCGCTATTTATTGCAAGGTCCGGTCGCCAAGGCGCGCTTTGTCGGCTTGTACAGCGCCGCAGCGAATCTGGAAGAGGCAGCGCAGGCCGCTGACCTAGCGCTGGCAGAACTGCCAGCAATTGATGTGCTGGTGTTAGGCATGGGCGATGACGGCCATACCGCGTCGCTGTTCCCGAACAGCCCGAACTTGCGTGACGCACTAAACCTTGATGGTCAGCGCCGTTGCTTGCCAATGCTGGCGCCGACGGTACCGCATCAGCGATTGACCCTGACTCGCCAATTGTTGGCGTCGGCCCGTCTGCCGATTCTGTCTATTTCCGGGCAGGCCAAACTGGACACGTTGCGCACGGCGTTGGCGGGCGATGACCTCGCTCAAATGCCGATCCGTGCCTTCCTCAACTCCTCGTTAGAGATTTACTGGTGCCCATAA
- a CDS encoding ABC transporter ATP-binding protein codes for MATLELRNVNKTYGSGLPDTLKNIELKINDGEFLILVGPSGCGKSTLMNCIAGLESISGGSILIDDADISGMSPKDRDIAMVFQSYALYPTMTVRENISFGLKIRKMSPAAIEEEVARVSKLLQIEHLLNRKPGQLSGGQQQRVAMGRALARRPKINLFDEPLSNLDAKLRVEMRTEMKLMHQRNKTTTVYVTHDQIEAMTLGDKVAVMKDGIIQQFGTPQQIYNDPANLFVASFIGSPPMNFIPLRLQRKDGRLLALLDSGQARCELPLSMLDAGLEDREVILGMRPEQIVLAPVEANGLPTIRAEVQVTEPTGPDTLVFVLLNGSKVCCRLAPDVAPQVGESLTLQFDPSKVLLFDAKSGERLGVLGKPQPTERVGNVTQINRSQ; via the coding sequence ATGGCAACTCTAGAATTACGTAACGTCAACAAGACCTACGGCAGCGGTTTGCCGGACACCTTGAAAAATATCGAGCTGAAGATCAATGACGGCGAGTTTTTGATCCTGGTGGGTCCGTCCGGCTGCGGTAAATCGACGTTGATGAATTGCATCGCCGGGCTGGAAAGCATCAGTGGCGGGTCGATTTTGATCGACGATGCTGACATCAGCGGCATGAGCCCCAAGGATCGTGACATCGCGATGGTGTTCCAGTCCTACGCGCTGTATCCAACCATGACCGTACGCGAAAACATTTCCTTTGGTCTGAAGATCCGCAAAATGTCCCCCGCGGCGATCGAGGAAGAGGTCGCCCGGGTGTCCAAACTGCTGCAAATCGAGCACTTGCTTAACCGCAAACCTGGGCAGCTGTCTGGCGGCCAACAACAGCGTGTGGCCATGGGTCGTGCCTTGGCGCGTCGGCCTAAAATCAATCTGTTCGATGAGCCGCTGTCCAACCTCGACGCCAAGTTGCGGGTTGAGATGCGCACCGAAATGAAATTGATGCACCAGCGCAACAAGACCACCACCGTTTACGTTACCCACGACCAGATTGAAGCCATGACCTTGGGCGATAAAGTCGCCGTGATGAAAGACGGGATAATCCAGCAGTTCGGTACGCCGCAGCAGATCTATAACGATCCGGCCAACTTGTTCGTGGCAAGCTTTATCGGGTCGCCACCCATGAACTTCATCCCATTGCGTCTTCAGCGCAAAGACGGACGCCTGTTGGCGCTATTGGACAGCGGGCAAGCACGCTGCGAACTGCCGTTGTCCATGCTCGACGCAGGGCTTGAGGATCGTGAAGTGATTCTCGGCATGCGCCCGGAGCAGATCGTTCTGGCGCCCGTTGAAGCCAATGGGTTACCGACTATTCGCGCTGAAGTTCAGGTCACCGAGCCAACCGGGCCTGACACCCTGGTATTCGTTTTGCTGAATGGCAGCAAGGTCTGCTGCCGCCTGGCACCCGATGTCGCACCGCAGGTGGGCGAGTCGCTGACCTTGCAGTTCGATCCGTCCAAAGTCCTGCTGTTCGACGCCAAGAGCGGTGAACGTTTGGGTGTCTTGGGAAAGCCACAACCCACTGAGCGTGTGGGTAATGTCACACAGATAAACCGTAGCCAGTGA
- a CDS encoding carbohydrate porin has translation MKKQRNNTRLLCKLTAVAALVLSANAMADEAFSADSKWMTGDWGGERTKLIEQGIDIKADYVGEVGGNLSGGYNNDKTARYSDQFGLGVALDLQKLVGWNNTQAKIQLTNRNGQNISNDRVGDPRAGTLSSSQEVYGRGHMVRLTQLWIQHQFLDNKLDIKAGYFGEGEDFNTFPCEFQNLAFCGSQAGNWATNIWYNWPVMQAALRVKYNITPEFYAQIGVYDQNPSQLEHGNGFKLSGSGTKGALIPVELVWSPNPNGLPGEYRVGYYKSSANANDVLEDDNGNNAATTGNSYKVHSSKHGYWGVIQQQLTTHNGDPTRGLQVAANVTFHDKDTNFIDNYQSLMFVYKGPFDMRPKDDMGIGFARIHVNDDVKKNAELLNASNGVTDYDNPLYAPLRSTEYNYELNYGFHVTNWLTVRPNLQYITHPGGVDKVDNAVVAGLKIQTVF, from the coding sequence ATGAAAAAGCAACGCAACAACACCCGTTTGCTCTGCAAGCTGACAGCGGTTGCAGCGCTGGTTCTTTCTGCCAACGCGATGGCAGACGAGGCTTTCAGCGCCGATTCCAAATGGATGACTGGCGACTGGGGCGGCGAGCGGACCAAGCTGATCGAGCAGGGTATCGACATCAAGGCGGACTACGTCGGTGAAGTAGGCGGCAACCTGAGCGGTGGCTACAACAACGACAAGACCGCGCGTTACTCTGACCAGTTTGGTCTGGGCGTCGCGTTAGACCTGCAAAAGCTGGTGGGCTGGAATAACACCCAGGCCAAGATCCAGCTGACCAATCGTAATGGTCAAAACATCTCCAATGACCGTGTTGGCGATCCGCGTGCTGGCACTTTGAGTTCTTCCCAAGAAGTTTACGGCCGTGGCCACATGGTGCGTCTGACCCAATTGTGGATTCAGCATCAGTTCCTCGACAACAAGCTGGACATCAAAGCCGGTTACTTCGGTGAAGGTGAAGACTTCAACACGTTCCCTTGCGAATTCCAGAACCTGGCGTTCTGCGGTTCTCAAGCGGGTAACTGGGCGACGAACATTTGGTACAACTGGCCAGTCATGCAGGCCGCTTTGCGCGTGAAGTACAACATTACCCCTGAGTTTTATGCTCAGATCGGTGTGTACGACCAGAACCCATCGCAGTTGGAACACGGCAACGGCTTCAAGCTCAGCGGCAGTGGGACCAAGGGTGCCCTCATACCGGTCGAACTGGTCTGGTCGCCGAACCCCAACGGTCTGCCGGGCGAGTACCGTGTGGGTTACTACAAGAGCTCAGCCAACGCCAATGACGTTCTTGAGGACGACAACGGCAATAACGCAGCGACCACCGGTAACAGCTACAAAGTTCACAGCAGCAAGCACGGCTACTGGGGCGTAATACAACAGCAACTCACCACCCACAACGGTGACCCTACCCGCGGTCTGCAAGTCGCGGCCAACGTAACGTTCCACGACAAGGACACCAACTTCATCGACAACTATCAGTCGCTGATGTTTGTGTACAAAGGGCCGTTCGATATGCGTCCGAAGGATGACATGGGGATCGGTTTTGCGCGTATCCATGTTAACGATGACGTGAAGAAAAACGCCGAGTTGCTCAATGCCAGCAATGGCGTCACCGACTACGACAATCCGTTGTACGCCCCGCTGCGCAGCACCGAGTACAACTACGAACTCAACTACGGCTTTCACGTGACCAACTGGTTGACCGTGCGTCCTAACCTGCAATACATCACCCACCCAGGTGGCGTGGACAAAGTTGACAACGCGGTTGTGGCTGGCCTGAAAATTCAGACGGTGTTCTAA
- a CDS encoding MurR/RpiR family transcriptional regulator translates to MDRTRNLLEHIQGRLDDLNKAERKVAEVILLNPQQATRLSIAALAQAAKVSEPTVNRFCRSFGVSGYPELKLQLAQSLASGAAYVSRAVEADDVPEAYTRKIFGSAIASLDSALQQLDPNLISKAVDLLIQARQIHFFGLGASAPVALDAQHKFFRFNLAVTAHADVLMQRMIASVAHTGELFVIISYTGRTRELVEVARIARENGASVLGLTAEGSPLAKASTLSLNIPLPEDTDIYMPMTSRIIQLTVLDVLATGMTLRRGVDFQPHLRKIKASLNASRYPIDDELI, encoded by the coding sequence ATGGACCGCACGCGTAATCTCCTGGAGCACATTCAGGGTCGGCTTGACGATTTGAACAAGGCTGAGCGCAAGGTCGCCGAGGTGATCTTGCTCAACCCGCAACAAGCAACGCGGTTGAGCATCGCTGCGCTGGCACAGGCCGCGAAGGTCAGCGAGCCCACCGTCAACCGCTTCTGCCGCTCGTTTGGCGTCAGCGGCTACCCCGAATTGAAACTGCAACTGGCGCAAAGCCTGGCCAGCGGTGCGGCGTACGTCAGTCGCGCCGTGGAAGCTGACGATGTTCCCGAGGCTTACACCCGGAAGATTTTCGGCAGCGCCATCGCCTCGCTGGACAGCGCCCTGCAACAACTTGATCCGAACCTGATCAGCAAAGCCGTGGACCTGTTGATTCAGGCCCGGCAAATTCACTTCTTCGGCCTCGGCGCCTCGGCCCCGGTAGCGCTCGATGCGCAACACAAGTTCTTTCGCTTTAACTTGGCCGTCACCGCCCACGCCGACGTGCTGATGCAACGCATGATCGCCTCCGTGGCCCATACCGGTGAGTTGTTCGTGATCATTTCCTACACCGGGCGTACCCGAGAGCTTGTCGAAGTGGCGCGCATCGCCCGCGAGAACGGCGCATCGGTATTGGGACTGACTGCCGAGGGTTCACCACTGGCCAAGGCCAGCACCTTGAGCCTGAACATTCCGTTGCCCGAAGACACCGACATCTATATGCCCATGACTTCGCGGATCATCCAGCTCACGGTGCTCGATGTCTTGGCAACCGGCATGACCCTGCGCCGAGGCGTGGATTTCCAACCACATTTGCGCAAAATCAAAGCAAGCCTGAATGCGAGCCGGTACCCGATTGATGATGAGTTGATCTAG
- a CDS encoding carbohydrate ABC transporter permease: MSSLANKPSLSLSRIAIHAVLIFACLLYLVPLVVMLLTSFKTPEDISNGNLLSWPTVVTAIGWVKAWATVDGYFWNSIKITVPAVLISTAIGALNGYVLSMWRFRGSQLFFGLLLFGCFLPFQTVLLPASFTLGKMGLASTTTGLVIVHIVYGLAFTTLFFRNYYVSIPDALVKAARLDGAGFFTIFMKIILPMSTPIIMVCLIWQSTQIWNDFLFGVVFSSGDSQPITVALNNLVNTSTGAKEYNVDMAAAMIAGLPTLLVYIVAGKYFVRGLTAGAVKG, encoded by the coding sequence ATGAGTAGTCTGGCGAATAAACCATCTCTGAGTCTTAGCAGGATCGCGATTCACGCGGTCCTGATTTTTGCATGTTTGCTGTACCTGGTGCCTTTGGTAGTGATGTTGCTGACCAGCTTCAAAACACCAGAAGACATCAGTAACGGCAACTTGTTGAGTTGGCCAACCGTGGTGACTGCCATTGGCTGGGTCAAAGCCTGGGCGACTGTGGATGGCTATTTCTGGAACTCGATCAAAATCACCGTTCCGGCGGTGTTGATCTCTACGGCCATTGGTGCGCTGAACGGTTACGTACTGTCGATGTGGCGCTTTCGCGGTTCGCAATTGTTTTTCGGCTTATTGCTGTTCGGTTGCTTTCTGCCATTCCAGACCGTACTGCTGCCGGCGTCCTTTACCCTCGGGAAAATGGGCCTGGCCAGCACCACCACTGGGCTGGTGATCGTACACATCGTCTATGGCCTGGCCTTCACCACGCTGTTCTTCCGCAACTACTACGTGAGCATCCCGGATGCGCTGGTCAAGGCCGCGCGGCTTGACGGCGCCGGTTTTTTTACTATTTTCATGAAGATCATCCTGCCGATGTCGACGCCGATCATCATGGTCTGCCTGATCTGGCAATCCACTCAAATCTGGAATGACTTCCTGTTTGGTGTGGTGTTCTCCAGCGGCGATTCGCAACCGATCACCGTGGCGCTGAATAACCTGGTCAACACCAGCACCGGCGCCAAGGAATATAACGTCGATATGGCCGCTGCGATGATCGCCGGCCTGCCAACGCTGTTGGTGTACATCGTCGCTGGCAAGTATTTCGTGCGTGGCCTGACGGCCGGCGCGGTCAAGGGGTAA